The Desulfonatronum lacustre DSM 10312 region CCACCTCCCTGAGCAAGGCCGAGGAAGCCGCCAACCGCCGCCTGGACAACGAGGTCAAGAAGGCCGTCAAGGAAGCCCTGGCCAAGAAGGAAGAAGAACTCAAAGCGGCTGACGCGACCAAAACGGACGAGGAGGAGGGCAAATGAGCACCGTGACCAATGACGACTTCAAGTCATATTTGACGCCATTCAATATCGTAACGGGCCTGATCATCATCGCGGGCCTGATCGTCACCGTGATCCGCTTCACCGGCGGGCTCGGGGCCGTGACCAACCTGGACGACAACTACCCCTGGGGCATCTGGATCAGCTTCGATCTGCTCTGCGGCGTCGCCCTGGCGGCCGGCGGCTACACCACAGCCGCGGCCTGCTACGTCTTCGGCTTCAAGAAATACCATTCCGCGGTCCGCCCCGCGGTTCTGACCGCCTTCCTGGGCTACGCCCTGGTGGTCATGGCCCTGCACTACGACGTTGGTCGTCCCTGGCGGCTGCCCTACCCGATCTTCGTCCAGCAGGGCACGACATCCCTGCTCTTCGAAGTAGGTCTGTGCGTGTTCCTGTACCTGACCGTCCTGTTCATGGAGTTCCTGCCCACCCTGTTCGAATGGACCGGGTGGCGGAAGCTGCGGGACGCCCTGGTCAAAATGACCCTGGTGCTGGTCATCTTCGGCGTGGTCCTCTCCACGCTGCACCAGTCCTCGTTGGGAGCTTTGTACACTATCGCCCCGTCCAAGCTGCATCCCTTGTGGTACTCGGCTTATCTCCCGGTTTTCTTCTTCGTCTCCAGCATCGCGGCCGGGTTGTCCATGGTCATTTTTGAAGGTTCACTGTCCCACAAGTACCTGCACCGGATGATGGACGAGGAATACAACAGGAACCACAACGATGTTGTTCTCGGTTTTGCCAAGGGCTGCTCCTGGGTGTTGTTCGGCTACTTTGCCTTGAAGATGGTCGGCCTGACCTACGACAACAACTGGCACTACCTGGCCAGTGGCTTTGGCGCATGGTTCCTGGTGGAAATGCTCTGCTTCGTCGCCCTGCCGGCCTTCCTGTACGCCGTGGGCGCGCGGGACAAGAACTTCGCCCTGATCAAGTGGACGGCGATCCTGACCGTTCTGGGCATTGTCCTGAACCGGTTCAACGTTTCCCTGGTCGCCTTCAACTACCACCTGCCCTCGGAGGCCAAATACTTCCCTGCCTTCATGGAGATCATCATCTCCGTGTTCATCGTCACCGTGGGCGTGGTTGTGTTCCGATTCGTCTCCACCAGGATGCCCGTCTTTTTCGAGCACCCTGATTACAAAGGCCAACACTGAGCATAAGGGAGGCTATACCAATGGAATTCAACTCATTGCACGAGTTTTTCATGCATACCAAGACCATGACCTACCTGCTCATGGGCGGCATCCTGGTCGGCGCCGTACTCTGGTGGCAGTTTTTGATGGGCGAAAAGAAGCCCATCGACAACCCACACCGGACCGGTGAGGGACATGGCAATGGCCATGGTCATTAGCAAAGCGGCAAATCGGCGGAGCGGATATCCGGTACGAGAACGTGCCGGATACCTCCGAAACGAGCCCAATTGCTCATGATCCCAACCCTCTGGATCGACGGACGAAACACTGTCCGACTTGCAACAACATAAGTGATGCTCGAGGAGACGCATATGTATAATTTCTTGACTGGACCCATGGTCTGGATCACGTTTCTGGTCGTGGTCGTTGGATTGACGTACCATGTGGTGACGTACATCCGCGGCCTGGACTGGCGACTGGACCGCGTGGGCTATCGGCCCAACATGCAGCACGGCCTGAAAGGGGCCGCCAGATCCATCTTTTTCTGGATCCTGCCCTGGGGCTCCCACGGTTGGCGGGCCAAGCCGCTGTTCACCCTGCTCTTTTTCAGCTTTCACATCGGCCTGCTGTTCACGCCGATTTTTCTCGAAGCGCACAACATCATGCTCAAGGACAGCTGGGGCATCCGCCTGCCGGGTATTTCCGCCGGTCTGGCCGACTTTCTGTCCTGGGTCGTGGTCATCGGCGGCATCTTCCTGATCCTGCGCCGGATCGCCTATCCCGAGGTTAGGATTCTCACCTCGGCCTACGACTACATGCTGATCGTCATCGCCGTGTCCCCCTTCCTGACCGGCCTGATCGCCCGATACAACGTGGGCAACTACGACTTCTGGCTGCTCATCCACATCATTACCGGCCACGTCTGGCTGCTCAGCCTGGTCTTCACCAAGCTGAACCACGTGGTCCTCTTCTTCCTGTCCCGCGCGCAACTGGGCATGGACTACGGCATCAAGCGCGGCGGGATGAAAGGCACCCAGATGACCTGGTAGGCGTCTGAGAAACACAAGCTCAACGAGAGGGAGAATACAATGCCCGAAGGAATTCTTTGCAACAAGCAGCCCATTGTCACGGACGAGCAGCTCAAGCTGACGCTCGGGGACAAGAGTGGCAAGCAATACTACGCGGAAATGGAACAACTGGAGGTGGATACGGACAAGCTCTGGTCCACGATCCAAAACACCATGAAATCCCGACTGAAAACATGGTTGAACATCTGCGCCAAATGCGGACTCTGCGCGGACAGCTGTTTTCTCTATGAATGCAACGACAGGGATCCTCGCCAGGTCCCTTCGGCTAAAATCCACGCCACCTTGGGTGAGATCGTCAAGCGCAAGGGCAAGGTGGACAACGCTTTCATGCGCAAATGCATGGACATCGCCTGGAGCTGGTGTACCTGCTGCAACCGTTGCGGCCAGTTCTGCCCCCACGGCATCGACATGGGCGTGATGTTCTCCTACACGCGCGGCCTGCTCTTTTCCCAGGGATTCGTGCCTTGGGAACTGAAAATAGGTTCCGGGATGCACCGGGTGTACAAGGCCCAGATGGACGTGACCACCGAAGACTGGGTGGACACCTGCGAATGGATGGCTGACGAGAACTCCGAGGAGTGGCCGGGCCTGGAAATTCCCGTGGACAAGGAAGACGCGGACATCATGTACACCCTCAATGCCCGCGAAGCCAAACACTATCCGGAAGACATCGCTGAAGCTGCGATTTTATTCCATGTGGCCGGTGAAAACTGGACTGTACCTTCGGAAGGGTGGGAGCAAACCTCCCTGACAATTTTCGCCGGGGACTGGGAAGGCTGCAAGCAACAAGTTCTGCATGTCTATGACGCCATCGAACGTCTGCGCCCCAAGCGGGTCGTGGGCACGGAATGCGGCCACGCCCACCGGGCCACGGTCATCGAAGGGCCCTATTGGGCCGGACGCGAAGATGGCCAACCCCCCAGACCCTACATCCATTATGTGGAATGGCTTGCGGAAATGCTGCGCACCGGGCGAATCAAAATCGACCCGGCCAAACGGATCAAAGAACCGGTCACACTCCAGGACTCTTGCAATTACGTCCGCAATCAGGGTCTGAAAAACATCACCCGGGAAATCATGAGCTATCTTGTTGAACCCGGCTATTTCGTCGAAATGGCGCCGAACAAGGAATACAACTATTGTTGCGGCGGCGGCGGCGGATTTAACGGCATCGGCAAGTATCGCCCCCAGCGAAACATTGCTCTGCTTAAAAAGAGGGAGCAGATTTTAGCCACAGGGTGCAAGCTCGTGGTCGCGCCCTGCCACAATTGCTGGGACGCCATCCGCGACCTGGAGGAAGAATATCCCATAGGCATCCGCTGGAGCTTCCTCAAGCCGTTGGTGATCAAGATGATGATCGTCCCGGATCACCTCAAGCCCCAGGACGAGGAAGGCGAAGAGGAATAATCCGCCTTGTCGCACCAACAGTCAGCACATACGAGGTATCTCATGAAGAAAAAGATTCTTTTGGCGACAACCGGCTCTCCGGCAAGTTTCGGGGCCGCGCGGGTGGCCTTTGAGATGGCCAAGCGCTACGATGCGGAACTGCTGCTCTTTCACGTCGCCGGCGTACCGAAAAAAGGCTTTTCCTACCAGGAGGTCAACGACGTCCGCTCCCAGGAGACCGTTCAGGTCGACGACGACTACATGGCCTGGGTTGAGGAAGAACTGAAGAACACCTACGCCAAGCAGCTTGAGGAATGCAAAAACGCGCGCATCATCCTGGCCACGGGTCTGCCGCACCGGGAAATCCTCCGGGCGGCCCGCGACGAGGACGTGGATATGATCATCATGGGCGCGCACTCCGGGGACTCCAGCGACATCTACTCCAAGGGCTACCCCGGCAGCACCCTGCAACGCGTGGCCAAGGCGGCCAAGTGCCCGGTGATGACCGTGCACCGCGAATCCGCGTCGTATATGGGCGGTTTCTCCCATATCGTCTTTGCCACAGACTTTTCCAAGCAGTCGGAAAGCGCCTTCAAGTACGCCCTGTCCATGGCCAAGGAGTTCGACTGCGAAATGACCCTGTTCCATGCCCTGGACATCACCAGCAAGGTATTGGCTCAGAGTGACATCGAGGACAAACTGATCACGCTTCGCAAACGACTGCGAGACGTGTACGGACCCAAGATGGGAGATTTCAAGAACTTTGAAGTTGACGTCTGGGAAGGCAATCCCTACGTGGAAATCGTCAAGATCGCCCGTGAGCGCATGGCCGATTTGATCGTCCTGGCCCACAACACCAGGGAACTGGACCCGGAACAGGCCCGCATGGGGTCGACCCTGGAACAGGTGCTCCTGCGGGCCAACTGCCCAGTGGTCAGCGTCAACAGACCGGACAAGGTTTAGGCAAGTCGCGAGCATTGCGTCCACCGCCCGATGTCTCCGAACCCGGGCGGTGGAATTGTAAAGCGGCGCATGCGAGACGAAAAAACTTCGCATGCATGCCAAGTTCTCGTTGATTTCGGCAACCTCAAGGATTGGAAGTTCATTCCGAATCTCACCAGGAGGTGTACTGTGGCGAAGAAAATCATGGTCGTCGACGACGACAAGGAAATCACCTCGTACCTGACCCAATTGTTCAAGGACAACGGCTATGAAACGGTAGAAGCCAACGACGGCTCTGAAGCCCACGACATCGTGGCCAAGGAAAAGCCGGACCTGATCACCCTTGACCTGGAAATGCCCAATGAATGGGGTCCGCGCTTTTACCGCAAACTGACCCAGAACCCGGAACTGAAAAAAATCCCGATCATCGTGATCAGCGGCCTGCCGTCCAACCAGTATGCGATCCAAAAGGCCGTCGCCAGCCTGACCAAGCCTTTCGACCGCGACGAGCTGATGAAGATCGTCAAACAGACCATCGGCTGAGCCGGCCCCTCGAATATCCGTCCACCCTTATCCCGCTCGCGGGGCAAGGGTGGACGTTTTCACTTTCTTCGCTTTCCAATACCGCCCGCCTATCATCCACGGGGTGTTTTTTCGCCATGCGTGGATTGCCTTTTCCGTCCGTCCCTTTTACTCCTTTTTTTCCACCACTGGAGCTGTATCAGTACATTCCGTGCGTGGTCTCATTCCGATTCCGGATCCCTGTCTTCACGGGCATGACTGACTCGGAAACAAAAGGGTCGGTATGGCAAGAAAAAACCGTCCTTTTAGCCTGGGATGCGCTGCATGGCCCGCTTTACGTCTTCATCTTCATAATGGAGCAAACATGATCACGGACAAGAAATTACTCCTCGTCGACGACGAGGAGGGAATCAGACGGTTTCTGGGACTGACCCTGGAAGACATGGGGTACGAGGTCAAAACCGCCGAGAACGGAAGCATCGCTCTGGACGTAATGCAAGATTTTCAACCGTCCATCGTGCTTACCGACATCAAGATGCCGGTCATGGACGGGATCGAGTTAATGCGGCGGGTCAAAAAAGATTACCCCGACGTGGAAGTGGTGATCATCACCGGCCACGGGGATCTGGAACTGGCCATCGAGGCCCTGAAGCACGAAGCCGCGGACTTCATCACCA contains the following coding sequences:
- the hmcC gene encoding sulfate respiration complex protein HmcC, translating into MSTVTNDDFKSYLTPFNIVTGLIIIAGLIVTVIRFTGGLGAVTNLDDNYPWGIWISFDLLCGVALAAGGYTTAAACYVFGFKKYHSAVRPAVLTAFLGYALVVMALHYDVGRPWRLPYPIFVQQGTTSLLFEVGLCVFLYLTVLFMEFLPTLFEWTGWRKLRDALVKMTLVLVIFGVVLSTLHQSSLGALYTIAPSKLHPLWYSAYLPVFFFVSSIAAGLSMVIFEGSLSHKYLHRMMDEEYNRNHNDVVLGFAKGCSWVLFGYFALKMVGLTYDNNWHYLASGFGAWFLVEMLCFVALPAFLYAVGARDKNFALIKWTAILTVLGIVLNRFNVSLVAFNYHLPSEAKYFPAFMEIIISVFIVTVGVVVFRFVSTRMPVFFEHPDYKGQH
- the hmcD gene encoding sulfate respiration complex protein HmcD, which codes for MEFNSLHEFFMHTKTMTYLLMGGILVGAVLWWQFLMGEKKPIDNPHRTGEGHGNGHGH
- the hmcE gene encoding sulfate respiration complex protein HmcE — encoded protein: MYNFLTGPMVWITFLVVVVGLTYHVVTYIRGLDWRLDRVGYRPNMQHGLKGAARSIFFWILPWGSHGWRAKPLFTLLFFSFHIGLLFTPIFLEAHNIMLKDSWGIRLPGISAGLADFLSWVVVIGGIFLILRRIAYPEVRILTSAYDYMLIVIAVSPFLTGLIARYNVGNYDFWLLIHIITGHVWLLSLVFTKLNHVVLFFLSRAQLGMDYGIKRGGMKGTQMTW
- the hmcF gene encoding sulfate respiration complex iron-sulfur protein HmcF, with protein sequence MPEGILCNKQPIVTDEQLKLTLGDKSGKQYYAEMEQLEVDTDKLWSTIQNTMKSRLKTWLNICAKCGLCADSCFLYECNDRDPRQVPSAKIHATLGEIVKRKGKVDNAFMRKCMDIAWSWCTCCNRCGQFCPHGIDMGVMFSYTRGLLFSQGFVPWELKIGSGMHRVYKAQMDVTTEDWVDTCEWMADENSEEWPGLEIPVDKEDADIMYTLNAREAKHYPEDIAEAAILFHVAGENWTVPSEGWEQTSLTIFAGDWEGCKQQVLHVYDAIERLRPKRVVGTECGHAHRATVIEGPYWAGREDGQPPRPYIHYVEWLAEMLRTGRIKIDPAKRIKEPVTLQDSCNYVRNQGLKNITREIMSYLVEPGYFVEMAPNKEYNYCCGGGGGFNGIGKYRPQRNIALLKKREQILATGCKLVVAPCHNCWDAIRDLEEEYPIGIRWSFLKPLVIKMMIVPDHLKPQDEEGEEE
- a CDS encoding universal stress protein; the protein is MKKKILLATTGSPASFGAARVAFEMAKRYDAELLLFHVAGVPKKGFSYQEVNDVRSQETVQVDDDYMAWVEEELKNTYAKQLEECKNARIILATGLPHREILRAARDEDVDMIIMGAHSGDSSDIYSKGYPGSTLQRVAKAAKCPVMTVHRESASYMGGFSHIVFATDFSKQSESAFKYALSMAKEFDCEMTLFHALDITSKVLAQSDIEDKLITLRKRLRDVYGPKMGDFKNFEVDVWEGNPYVEIVKIARERMADLIVLAHNTRELDPEQARMGSTLEQVLLRANCPVVSVNRPDKV
- the divK gene encoding DVU0259 family response regulator domain-containing protein, whose translation is MAKKIMVVDDDKEITSYLTQLFKDNGYETVEANDGSEAHDIVAKEKPDLITLDLEMPNEWGPRFYRKLTQNPELKKIPIIVISGLPSNQYAIQKAVASLTKPFDRDELMKIVKQTIG